A genomic stretch from Clavelina lepadiformis chromosome 5, kaClaLepa1.1, whole genome shotgun sequence includes:
- the LOC143460578 gene encoding uncharacterized protein LOC143460578 isoform X3 — protein sequence MMNMTASNVAKNQEDNIDEGSFSTRTIQKKNEIITEEVVDKRNGASVARVRSKTLNKKQTSKKHFGKTVEQMASVKQEFLVDENSTAVRSGSLAQNDTNVPQQEELKISKENQRPTEVGTRERKRAGRNRKKETLKNENDTTAKNAPLSKE from the exons ATGATGAACATGACAGCTTCAAACGTTGCCAAAAACCAAGAAGACAACATCGATGAAG GAAGCTTTTCAACAAGAACTATTCAAAAGAAGAATGAAATCATCACAGAGGAGGTTGTAGATAAACGAAATGGAGCTTCTGTGGCCAGAGTACGCTCTAAGACACTGAACAAGAAACAAACATCCAAAAAGCATTTTGG AAAAACAGTTGAACAAATGGCCTCTGTTAAGCAAGAATTTTTGGTAGATGAAAACTCCACTGCAGTGAGATCTGGTTCTCTTGCACAGAATGACACAAACGTACCTCAGCAAGAGGAGCTAAAAATTTCTAA AGAAAATCAGCGGCCTACAGAGGTTGGCACCAGAGAGCGCAAAAGAGCTggaagaaatagaaaaaaagaaacattaaaaaacgaaaatgaCACAACAGCAAAAAACGCACCACTTAg TAAAGAGTAA
- the LOC143460578 gene encoding uncharacterized protein LOC143460578 isoform X2 has translation MILSDNCLQSVINFFVKSNIPGHISSGSFSTRTIQKKNEIITEEVVDKRNGASVARVRSKTLNKKQTSKKHFGKTVEQMASVKQEFLVDENSTAVRSGSLAQNDTNVPQQEELKISKENQRPTEVGTRERKRAGRNRKKETLKNENDTTAKNAPLSKE, from the exons ATGATTCTTTCAGACAATTGTCTGCAGTCGGTCATAAACTTTTTCGTGAAATCTAACATCCCAGGACATATATCTTCAGGAAGCTTTTCAACAAGAACTATTCAAAAGAAGAATGAAATCATCACAGAGGAGGTTGTAGATAAACGAAATGGAGCTTCTGTGGCCAGAGTACGCTCTAAGACACTGAACAAGAAACAAACATCCAAAAAGCATTTTGG AAAAACAGTTGAACAAATGGCCTCTGTTAAGCAAGAATTTTTGGTAGATGAAAACTCCACTGCAGTGAGATCTGGTTCTCTTGCACAGAATGACACAAACGTACCTCAGCAAGAGGAGCTAAAAATTTCTAA AGAAAATCAGCGGCCTACAGAGGTTGGCACCAGAGAGCGCAAAAGAGCTggaagaaatagaaaaaaagaaacattaaaaaacgaaaatgaCACAACAGCAAAAAACGCACCACTTAg TAAAGAGTAA
- the LOC143460578 gene encoding mediator of DNA damage checkpoint protein 1-like isoform X1, whose product MTQQQKTHHLVKSKEVIHPAALSLCPRRLKPKVMFTGVIDKVGENIVKELGGHLTDDMHECTHLVTDKIRRTVKFLCAIVRGLRIVNQEWFRDSKKQSRFLAELSYENFNESSTQSIEARYGFTFTKTMAVARSRSQQLFSGHQIHVTKSVHPPPQEMYQMSLCPENAKGLGSS is encoded by the exons atgaCACAACAGCAAAAAACGCACCACTTAg TAAAGAGTAAGGAAGTAATTCATCCTGCGGCTTTGTCACTATGCCCGAGGCGGCTTAAGCCAAAAGTGATGTTTACAG GTGTGATTGATAAAGTTGGTGAAAATATCGTTAAAGAGCTGGGTGGTCACCTGACTGATGACATGCATGAATGTACACACCTGGTTACTGACAAAATTCGACGCACTGTGAAATTTCTGTGTGCGATTGTTCGCGGCTTGCGTATCGTAAATCAAGAATGGTTTCGTGATTCAAAGAAACAATCCAG GTTTTTGGCAGAACTCAGTTACGAGAATTTCAATGAATCATCAACTCAATCGATCGAAGCCCGATATGGATTTACCTTCACCAAGACCATGGCTGTGGCAAGGTCACGATCTCAACAGTTATTTTCAGGTCACCAGATCCACGTCACAAAATCTGTGCATCCTCCTCCGCAAGAGATGTACCAGATGAGTTTGTGTCCGGAAAATGCCAAAGGGCTTGGATCTTCATGA
- the LOC143460578 gene encoding PAX-interacting protein 1-like isoform X5, which produces MTQQQKTHHLVKSKEVIHPAALSLCPRRLKPKVMFTGVIDKVGENIVKELGGHLTDDMHECTHLVTDKIRRTVKFLCAIVRGLRIVNQEWFRDSKKQSRSPDPRHKICASSSARDVPDEFVSGKCQRAWIFMI; this is translated from the exons atgaCACAACAGCAAAAAACGCACCACTTAg TAAAGAGTAAGGAAGTAATTCATCCTGCGGCTTTGTCACTATGCCCGAGGCGGCTTAAGCCAAAAGTGATGTTTACAG GTGTGATTGATAAAGTTGGTGAAAATATCGTTAAAGAGCTGGGTGGTCACCTGACTGATGACATGCATGAATGTACACACCTGGTTACTGACAAAATTCGACGCACTGTGAAATTTCTGTGTGCGATTGTTCGCGGCTTGCGTATCGTAAATCAAGAATGGTTTCGTGATTCAAAGAAACAATCCAG GTCACCAGATCCACGTCACAAAATCTGTGCATCCTCCTCCGCAAGAGATGTACCAGATGAGTTTGTGTCCGGAAAATGCCAAAGGGCTTGGATCTTCATGATTTAG
- the LOC143460578 gene encoding mediator of DNA damage checkpoint protein 1-like isoform X4 yields MTQQQKTHHLGVIDKVGENIVKELGGHLTDDMHECTHLVTDKIRRTVKFLCAIVRGLRIVNQEWFRDSKKQSRFLAELSYENFNESSTQSIEARYGFTFTKTMAVARSRSQQLFSGHQIHVTKSVHPPPQEMYQMSLCPENAKGLGSS; encoded by the exons atgaCACAACAGCAAAAAACGCACCACTTAg GTGTGATTGATAAAGTTGGTGAAAATATCGTTAAAGAGCTGGGTGGTCACCTGACTGATGACATGCATGAATGTACACACCTGGTTACTGACAAAATTCGACGCACTGTGAAATTTCTGTGTGCGATTGTTCGCGGCTTGCGTATCGTAAATCAAGAATGGTTTCGTGATTCAAAGAAACAATCCAG GTTTTTGGCAGAACTCAGTTACGAGAATTTCAATGAATCATCAACTCAATCGATCGAAGCCCGATATGGATTTACCTTCACCAAGACCATGGCTGTGGCAAGGTCACGATCTCAACAGTTATTTTCAGGTCACCAGATCCACGTCACAAAATCTGTGCATCCTCCTCCGCAAGAGATGTACCAGATGAGTTTGTGTCCGGAAAATGCCAAAGGGCTTGGATCTTCATGA
- the LOC143461056 gene encoding caspase-7-like: MMSQYPKSNIQGNTIKDSIVITESQGPVNITKNETGGIQLDKFDTLNLREFATGNPSYDNSQNKQTINMAYTNMPNYRGTMNIGGNISTVITGSVVNNGPPTIDQTAGGYYQEGSLNGNVFITQGTNAGAPTTQVGQSAMKAQSQAEALPIFSFKDKSNLRLDRIEVGSCTNRFYRNHINNPNVYLVNKHGESRALIINIESFEKCPSKEREGAGQDSETLRTLLPALGFRVQVHKNLAKEEVEEVIDKFLKSCVDRDAQMTLVYVGSHGGQTQQEKRDYFCSTDWEKVYVDDLCQKFSASQCPGLTGKPKIFLFQFCRAVPTAADNDEDSNWSYDFNTNWFKNVTQADADGRPPAKDHADMLLAFATASGNSAYRNAVNGSWFTTSLCKVLMEEAKDEDLLSMLTKVNSVVMNMTGSSQQEQMTEVKHTLCKKIFFYPGVNEICINAATA, translated from the exons tcAATATCCTAAAAGCAATATTCAGGGAAACACAATAAAAGACTCGATCGTCATAACGGAGTCACAAGGCCCCGTAAATATCA CTAAAAATGAAACAGGCGGAATCCAATTAGACAAGTTTGACACCTTGAATTTGCGGGAGTTTGCCACTGGAAACCCAT CTTACGATAACTCgcaaaacaagcaaacaataaacatggCTTATACAAACATGCCCAATTACCGAGGAACAATGAACATAGGAGGAAATATATCAACAGTTATTACAG GAAGTGTCGTTAACAACGGTCCGCCAACCATTGACCAGACTGCGGGCGGTTATTACCAAGAAGGGTCATTGAACGGGAACGTTTTCATAACGCAAGGGACTAACGCCGGTGCACCCA caaCCCAAGTTGGACAAAGTGCAATGAAAGCCCAAAGTCAAG CGGAGGCGCTTCccatattttctttcaaagaTAAATCAAACCTGAGATTGGATCGCATCGAAGTTGGAAGTTGCACCAATCGGTTCTATCGAAATCATATAAACAATCCAAAT GTATACCTAGTCAACAAACATGGCGAAAGCAGAGCTCTAATAATCAACATTGAATCGTTTGAAAAATGCCCAAGTAAAGAGCGAGAAGGAGCTGGCCAAGATTCAGAAACATTGAGAACACTTTTACCAGCACTCGGTTTTAGAGTTCAAGTTCataaaaatttggcaaaagAG GAAGTAGAAGAAGTTATTGACAAGTTCTTGAAATCATGTGTAGACCGCGATGCTCAAATGACTTTGGTCTATGTTGGCTCTCACGGAGGCCAGA CTCAACAAGAAAAAAGAGACTACTTCTGTTCTACAGATTGGGAGAAAGTTTACGTCGACGATTTGTGCCAAAAGTTCTCAGCAAGCCAATGTCCTGGACTTACCGGAaagccaaaaatatttttgtttcagttttgcCGAG CTGTTCCAACTGCAGCTGATAATGATGAAGATAGCAACTGGAGTTATGATTTTAATACTA ACTGGTTTAAAAATGTCACACAAGCTGATGCTGACGGCAGACCACCAGCCAAGGATCACGCTGATATGCTTCTCGCATTTGCCACAGCTTCAG GTAACTCGGCTTATCGTAATGCAGTGAATGGTTCTTGGTTCACAACGTCACTGTGCAAAGTCTTAATGGAAGAGGCCAAAGACGAAGATCTATTGTCGATGCTGACCAAG gTCAACAGCGTCGTAATGAACATGACGGGAAGTTCTCAGCAAGAGCAAATGACTGAAGTGAAACACACTCTATGCAAGAAAATCTTCTTTTACCCCGGAGTCAATGAAATATGCATTAATGCTGCAACTGCTTAA